In Gracilimonas sp., a single window of DNA contains:
- a CDS encoding GWxTD domain-containing protein yields MLRSNTYLLILIGILCAGFFSISCSDSYINNVKRGGWYEYTAGFPELRLSTTRYYNEQGIPIINVSGDVVYGGLIYKQNDDGDLQADITIDIVITDIEEDKLVAENSFSESLTSEKNSVIYSQDLFRFTELFEVNPGEYEIMVTVTDVNSEKQMVRTSTANIEDIDEKIVSISEVQIFGKETSVDGAEFVPVTTYDVPANLDSLKFMIQVNNSTGFPINIRSNLKKFYADTTIAWPMSIQNYPRSSIRYQGIEYDEFEILQSGSRTINQNGYIFIEYSYGELDLGNYRLEIFIEGEHGLRTEGGREFGIKPEFYPAVKTTRQMAEPLAYIMTDKEYEQLMSIENEDSLKMAMDRFWLSNIKNSNLAEEVISLYYHRVEEANKQFSNYKEGWKTDLGMVYILFGPPWSVNDVFNSRVILSYTYNLDDPERNYLFRVSDIKGKYFPFDNYILQRKIYYHTLEYRQKQRWRTGSILTVDL; encoded by the coding sequence ATGCTTAGGTCTAATACTTACTTATTAATATTGATCGGCATACTTTGTGCAGGTTTCTTTAGCATATCTTGTTCTGATAGCTATATAAATAATGTAAAGCGGGGTGGGTGGTATGAATATACCGCAGGTTTTCCTGAGCTGAGGCTTTCTACGACCCGCTACTATAATGAACAAGGGATACCAATCATTAATGTATCGGGTGATGTGGTTTATGGGGGGCTTATCTACAAACAAAACGACGATGGTGATTTACAAGCTGATATTACCATTGATATTGTTATCACAGATATTGAAGAGGACAAACTAGTTGCTGAAAACTCGTTCTCAGAATCTCTCACCTCAGAGAAGAATTCAGTGATTTATAGTCAGGATCTTTTCAGGTTTACTGAACTTTTTGAAGTCAATCCCGGAGAATACGAGATCATGGTCACGGTTACCGATGTCAATTCCGAGAAGCAAATGGTAAGAACCAGCACTGCAAATATTGAAGATATTGACGAAAAAATTGTATCGATTTCTGAGGTGCAGATTTTTGGTAAAGAAACCTCTGTAGATGGGGCTGAATTTGTTCCGGTTACAACCTATGACGTGCCTGCTAACCTGGATTCTTTAAAATTCATGATTCAGGTCAATAATAGTACGGGCTTTCCAATTAATATCAGATCCAACCTTAAAAAATTCTATGCTGATACTACCATAGCCTGGCCAATGAGTATTCAGAATTATCCAAGATCAAGTATCCGGTATCAGGGGATTGAATATGATGAGTTTGAGATCCTTCAGTCAGGTTCTCGGACGATTAATCAAAATGGTTACATATTTATAGAGTACTCCTATGGTGAACTGGATCTGGGTAATTATCGGCTTGAGATATTTATTGAAGGAGAACATGGATTACGTACTGAAGGAGGAAGGGAATTTGGAATCAAACCTGAATTTTATCCTGCAGTTAAGACCACCCGTCAAATGGCAGAACCGCTTGCTTATATAATGACGGATAAAGAATATGAACAGTTAATGTCAATTGAGAATGAAGATTCACTCAAAATGGCTATGGACAGGTTTTGGCTATCCAATATAAAAAACTCAAACCTGGCGGAAGAAGTTATATCACTTTATTACCATCGGGTGGAAGAGGCAAACAAGCAATTTTCGAATTACAAGGAAGGCTGGAAAACGGACCTGGGGATGGTATATATTTTATTTGGTCCACCCTGGAGTGTAAACGATGTATTTAACAGCAGGGTGATACTGTCCTATACATACAATTTGGATGATCCCGAAAGAAATTATTTATTTAGAGTATCCGATATAAAGGGCAAGTACTTTCCATTTGATAACTATATTCTTCAAAGGAAAATTTATTACCATACCTTGGAATACCGTCAAAAACAAAGATGGAGAACCGGTAGTATTCTCACTGTAGATCTCTGA
- a CDS encoding Rrf2 family transcriptional regulator: MRLISQGAQYAISAIIAISKHAGDGAISASHLSKSLNCPTAYLSQILAKLKKPGILKSQRGLNGGVYLAKPIHEITMMDVIAAIDGTEFFDKCFMGIEGCGNIEPCPFHEFWSVERKKIEQWLKDTTFAEVDEKMSQAWFDLRLQFSKGLPSLR; this comes from the coding sequence ATGAGGTTAATTTCACAGGGGGCACAGTATGCTATATCAGCAATTATAGCTATTTCCAAGCATGCAGGTGACGGTGCCATTTCAGCCTCTCATTTATCGAAGTCTTTGAATTGCCCCACGGCCTACCTCTCTCAAATTTTGGCAAAGTTAAAAAAACCGGGTATTCTAAAATCGCAACGCGGACTGAATGGCGGAGTGTATCTTGCTAAACCTATCCATGAAATTACTATGATGGATGTAATTGCAGCCATTGACGGAACTGAGTTTTTTGATAAATGCTTTATGGGCATTGAAGGCTGCGGTAATATAGAGCCCTGCCCTTTTCATGAGTTTTGGTCGGTTGAGCGAAAAAAAATTGAGCAGTGGCTTAAGGATACAACTTTTGCAGAAGTTGATGAAAAAATGAGCCAAGCTTGGTTTGATTTACGCTTGCAGTTTTCAAAAGGGCTTCCTTCATTAAGATAA
- the lat gene encoding L-lysine 6-transaminase codes for MRDTVTITPENVRSVLSKHMLTDGYEMVLDLEESEGAYLYDSKSGKRYLDFFTFFASNPLGMNHPKLAGDDDFMAKLGRVAVNKPSNSDIYTKDMAEFMESFDRVGIPDYMPYSFFISGGALAVENALKVAFDWKVQKNFEKGYREERGHKVLHFEKAFHGRSGYTLSVTNTVPNKVKYFPKFDWPRVISPAMTFPATKENIAETEALEKLAIAQAERYFEIYKDDIACILIEPIQGEGGDRHFRPEFHQALRDMADTHEALLIYDEVQTGVGMTGKFWAHEHYVKPDILAFGKKAQVCGILANTRVDDVETNCFHVSSRINSTWGGNLVDMVRFGRILDIIEEDNLVENAAKVGNYLQTRLEALTDKHEYFTNPRGKGLFCAIDLPNAHARDHVIKECVNNGLMILACGPNTVRFRPPLTITQEQIDEGLDILEKAYLTKLDECPVVGG; via the coding sequence ATGCGAGATACAGTGACTATTACCCCTGAAAACGTTCGATCAGTTTTAAGCAAGCACATGCTTACCGATGGCTATGAAATGGTCCTTGATCTGGAGGAAAGTGAAGGAGCCTATTTGTACGATTCAAAATCAGGAAAACGCTATCTCGATTTTTTCACTTTTTTTGCCTCCAATCCGCTGGGCATGAATCACCCCAAATTAGCGGGGGATGATGACTTCATGGCGAAATTAGGAAGAGTAGCTGTCAATAAGCCCTCCAATTCTGATATCTACACAAAAGATATGGCCGAGTTTATGGAGTCGTTCGATCGGGTAGGAATTCCGGATTACATGCCCTACTCTTTCTTCATTTCAGGTGGGGCCCTTGCTGTAGAAAATGCCCTAAAAGTAGCTTTCGACTGGAAAGTTCAAAAGAATTTTGAAAAGGGATACCGGGAAGAAAGAGGACATAAAGTACTCCATTTTGAAAAAGCTTTTCATGGACGATCAGGTTATACCCTTTCCGTCACTAACACCGTACCCAATAAAGTAAAATATTTCCCGAAGTTTGACTGGCCAAGAGTGATCAGCCCTGCCATGACCTTTCCTGCTACTAAAGAAAACATCGCCGAGACAGAAGCTCTGGAAAAACTGGCTATTGCCCAGGCCGAACGCTATTTCGAGATATATAAAGATGACATTGCCTGCATCCTGATCGAACCTATTCAGGGCGAAGGCGGTGACCGGCATTTTCGTCCGGAATTTCACCAAGCACTTCGTGATATGGCTGATACCCATGAAGCCCTTCTTATCTATGATGAAGTGCAAACCGGTGTAGGTATGACCGGCAAGTTTTGGGCACACGAACATTACGTAAAACCGGATATCCTTGCTTTTGGGAAAAAAGCACAGGTGTGTGGAATTCTTGCAAATACCCGCGTAGATGATGTTGAAACCAACTGCTTCCATGTCTCCTCTCGTATCAATTCTACCTGGGGCGGTAACCTGGTGGATATGGTTCGTTTCGGACGGATACTGGATATCATTGAGGAAGACAACCTGGTTGAAAATGCCGCTAAAGTTGGAAATTATCTTCAAACCCGATTGGAAGCTCTGACGGATAAGCATGAATATTTTACCAACCCAAGAGGAAAAGGATTGTTCTGCGCCATTGATCTACCCAATGCACACGCCCGGGATCACGTGATCAAAGAATGTGTTAATAATGGCCTGATGATCCTTGCTTGCGGCCCGAATACGGTTCGTTTCCGTCCGCCGCTCACCATCACCCAAGAACAGATCGACGAGGGACTGGATATCCTGGAGAAAGCTTATCTGACCAAATTAGATGAGTGCCCGGTTGTTGGTGGTTGA
- the purL gene encoding phosphoribosylformylglycinamidine synthase subunit PurL, with protein MSQTTIQEPEVNLELALEHGLNEEEFEMIKSRLGRMPTFTELGVYSVMWSEHCSYKNSIVELKKLPSEGENLLVGAGEENAGLVDLGDGLGCAFKIESHNHPSAIEPYQGAATGVGGIHRDIFTMGARPVASLNSLRFGSMENPRVRYLLDGVVRGIGDYGNSFGVPVIAGEVCFDESYEGNPLVNAMSIGLVKEGETASAISKGIGNPVIIVGASTGRDGIHGATFASEEISEESEAKRPSVQVGDPFTEKLLLEASLEVLKTGAVIGMQDMGAAGIACSTSEMTAKGGEGMKVDLDKVPAREDGMTAYELLLSESQERMLIVAEKGREQEVIDVYEKWDLHGVVIGEVVEGDKVTYWKDGEIKAEIPAKHLVLGGGAPQYIRETKKPAYLEEVQSFDINSIDHPESHTETLKKLLGSPNIASKRWVHEQYDTMVRTNTVTGPGASDSGVIRIKGTKKGLVAKTDCNGRYVYLNPRKGGQIAVAESARNVVCSGAKPMAITNCLNFGNPYKPEVYWTFKEALGGMSDACRALNTPVTGGNVSFYNENPNSAIFPSPIIGMLGVIEDVEKHVTTPAFKNEGDVVIYIGADRKGLGGSEYLKTIHGLTTGDAPEIDLDFEVKLQEALLIAIKLGLVTAAHDLSDGGLATALTEMAIFGKKGAELSLDTLTGTLHEVLFSEAQSGVVITIPAAELQTVKHHFKEAGVPLYELGVVKGDRLEIKDLISLDVSESEEIYESVIPKAMAG; from the coding sequence ATGTCTCAAACAACTATTCAGGAACCTGAAGTAAATCTCGAACTTGCACTCGAGCACGGCCTAAACGAAGAAGAATTTGAAATGATAAAATCCCGGCTTGGCCGGATGCCTACCTTTACGGAATTGGGCGTGTATTCGGTAATGTGGAGTGAGCATTGTTCCTATAAAAACTCCATTGTTGAACTAAAAAAACTTCCTTCCGAAGGTGAAAACCTGCTGGTTGGAGCCGGAGAAGAAAATGCCGGTTTGGTGGATTTAGGAGATGGTCTTGGATGTGCGTTCAAGATCGAAAGCCATAATCATCCATCTGCAATTGAGCCATACCAGGGAGCCGCAACAGGAGTGGGCGGAATTCACCGCGATATTTTTACGATGGGTGCACGCCCGGTGGCGAGCTTGAATTCACTTCGTTTTGGAAGCATGGAGAACCCACGCGTTCGGTATTTGTTGGATGGTGTAGTTCGCGGAATCGGCGACTATGGAAACTCATTTGGCGTTCCTGTGATTGCCGGGGAAGTTTGTTTTGATGAAAGCTATGAAGGTAACCCATTGGTAAATGCGATGAGCATCGGCCTGGTGAAGGAAGGCGAAACAGCTTCAGCTATTTCTAAGGGAATTGGGAATCCGGTGATCATTGTGGGAGCCAGTACCGGCCGTGATGGTATTCACGGAGCGACCTTTGCTTCTGAAGAAATCAGTGAAGAAAGCGAAGCGAAACGGCCAAGTGTTCAGGTGGGAGATCCCTTCACCGAAAAATTATTACTGGAAGCCAGTCTTGAAGTGTTAAAGACCGGCGCTGTGATCGGAATGCAGGATATGGGAGCAGCCGGTATTGCCTGTTCCACTTCTGAGATGACGGCCAAGGGCGGCGAAGGAATGAAAGTTGATCTCGATAAAGTGCCGGCGCGGGAAGATGGTATGACCGCTTACGAATTACTGCTTTCCGAAAGTCAGGAGCGTATGTTGATCGTGGCTGAGAAAGGCCGCGAGCAGGAAGTGATAGATGTTTATGAAAAGTGGGACCTGCACGGAGTGGTAATTGGCGAGGTTGTTGAGGGAGATAAAGTGACCTACTGGAAAGACGGAGAGATTAAAGCTGAAATCCCGGCCAAGCATCTGGTTTTGGGTGGAGGAGCTCCTCAGTATATTCGTGAAACTAAGAAACCGGCGTACCTGGAAGAAGTTCAGAGCTTTGATATCAACTCTATCGATCATCCGGAGTCTCATACCGAAACCCTGAAGAAATTACTTGGTTCACCAAACATTGCATCCAAAAGATGGGTGCACGAGCAATATGATACCATGGTTCGAACCAATACGGTAACAGGCCCTGGTGCTTCTGATTCGGGGGTGATCCGTATTAAGGGAACCAAAAAAGGATTGGTAGCCAAAACCGATTGTAATGGGCGATATGTGTATTTGAATCCCCGGAAAGGAGGGCAGATTGCCGTAGCTGAATCGGCCAGAAATGTAGTGTGCTCCGGTGCAAAGCCGATGGCAATAACCAATTGTCTGAATTTTGGAAATCCGTACAAGCCGGAAGTGTATTGGACCTTTAAAGAAGCTTTAGGTGGAATGAGTGATGCTTGTCGCGCTCTTAACACGCCCGTAACCGGTGGTAATGTGAGTTTTTACAATGAAAATCCAAATAGTGCCATTTTTCCATCACCGATCATCGGAATGCTTGGGGTGATCGAGGATGTGGAGAAACATGTGACCACTCCGGCCTTTAAAAATGAAGGGGATGTTGTGATCTACATCGGTGCTGATCGAAAAGGATTGGGCGGAAGCGAATATCTGAAAACCATACACGGACTTACCACCGGAGATGCTCCCGAGATCGACTTGGATTTTGAAGTGAAGCTGCAGGAAGCTTTACTCATTGCAATCAAATTAGGATTGGTAACTGCTGCTCACGATCTTTCTGACGGCGGACTTGCCACAGCACTTACCGAAATGGCTATCTTTGGCAAGAAAGGTGCTGAGCTTTCATTGGATACCTTGACCGGAACCCTGCATGAAGTTTTATTCAGCGAGGCTCAGTCCGGAGTGGTTATCACCATTCCGGCTGCTGAACTTCAAACTGTGAAACACCACTTTAAAGAAGCGGGTGTTCCGTTATATGAATTGGGCGTGGTGAAAGGAGATAGGCTGGAAATCAAAGATCTTATTTCGCTGGATGTTTCAGAATCTGAAGAGATCTATGAAAGCGTGATTCCCAAAGCAATGGCGGGTTGA
- a CDS encoding SDR family oxidoreductase has translation MKGKIVLIVGGSGGIGSATAKKFGKEGAKVVLAARNKPRAEEIAKEINDNGGEAFAIETDATDPEALERMASEIENQLGKIDVLINAFGQGIIQPFMDIDPADAKEIIDVNVYGTFLVTQTVMKHMKEEESTSVVMFPGTMGKFVMKNTSVYAASKFAIQGFTKALIEEQRRGKTKFSLLYLGGVNTPFWDDERVNMRVKKEMMLTPGEVADAVFYTVNQPSGSVLNEVVIQPESHQLV, from the coding sequence ATGAAAGGTAAAATTGTACTCATCGTCGGAGGCTCCGGCGGTATAGGCTCCGCTACAGCAAAAAAGTTCGGAAAAGAAGGAGCTAAAGTGGTTTTAGCTGCGCGTAACAAGCCAAGGGCGGAAGAAATAGCTAAAGAGATCAATGATAATGGAGGAGAGGCTTTTGCTATCGAAACAGATGCGACTGATCCCGAGGCTCTGGAAAGAATGGCCTCTGAAATTGAAAATCAATTAGGTAAGATCGACGTACTCATCAATGCTTTTGGACAAGGAATTATTCAGCCTTTTATGGACATCGATCCCGCCGATGCCAAAGAAATTATCGACGTAAATGTGTATGGTACTTTTCTTGTCACCCAAACCGTGATGAAACACATGAAAGAAGAAGAGTCTACCTCAGTGGTTATGTTTCCGGGAACCATGGGCAAGTTTGTGATGAAAAATACCTCCGTTTATGCGGCTTCAAAATTTGCCATTCAGGGATTTACCAAGGCATTGATCGAGGAGCAGAGACGTGGCAAGACTAAATTCTCACTCCTTTATTTAGGCGGAGTTAATACCCCCTTCTGGGATGACGAACGTGTGAACATGCGTGTCAAAAAAGAGATGATGCTCACTCCCGGGGAAGTTGCCGATGCCGTTTTCTACACGGTGAATCAGCCTTCAGGTTCTGTTTTGAATGAAGTGGTTATTCAGCCGGAGAGTCATCAGTTGGTTTGA
- a CDS encoding acetyl-CoA hydrolase/transferase C-terminal domain-containing protein, giving the protein MSTYKTAAEAVKFIKSGDRVFVHGVSATPVQLVKAMADRHSELKNVEVVHLHTEGPAPYADPEYKDSFFVNALFVGANVRKAINEGRGDYVPVFLSEVPHLFRNNIMPLDVALIHVSPPDKHGYCSLGVSVDATVAAVQTAKYVIAQVNPNMPRTHGDGLIHVSKINALVEVQDALPEQIVPEPDEAELRIGQYCAELIDNGATLQMGIGAIPNAVLKSLTNHKNLGVHTEMFSDGVIELVEKGIINGKKKKIHPGKIVSGFVMGSRKTYDFIDDNPAVAMLDIAYINDTAVIRRNPKVTAINSAVEVDLTGQVCADSIGTYHYSGVGGQMDFIRGASLSPGGKPIIALPSTTNKGISRIVPFLKQGAGVVTTRAHVHYVVTEYGVANLYGKNLGQRAKALVDIAHPDHRQELDKAIAERFGG; this is encoded by the coding sequence ATGAGTACTTATAAAACAGCAGCAGAGGCCGTAAAATTTATTAAGTCCGGAGACCGGGTATTTGTACATGGAGTCTCGGCTACCCCGGTTCAGCTTGTTAAAGCTATGGCTGACCGACATTCAGAATTAAAAAATGTAGAGGTAGTACATTTACATACGGAAGGCCCGGCGCCCTATGCCGATCCTGAATATAAGGATAGTTTTTTTGTAAACGCCTTATTTGTGGGAGCAAATGTTCGAAAGGCAATTAATGAAGGGAGGGGAGATTACGTACCGGTTTTTTTAAGTGAAGTCCCACACTTGTTTCGCAATAACATCATGCCATTAGATGTGGCACTGATTCACGTTTCCCCGCCCGATAAACACGGGTATTGCTCTCTGGGAGTATCCGTGGATGCAACTGTTGCTGCAGTTCAAACAGCTAAGTATGTGATAGCTCAGGTGAATCCCAATATGCCCAGGACCCACGGTGACGGACTTATTCATGTCAGTAAAATAAATGCATTGGTTGAAGTACAAGATGCATTGCCTGAGCAAATAGTACCGGAACCGGATGAGGCGGAGCTAAGGATTGGTCAATATTGTGCAGAATTGATTGATAATGGGGCGACCTTGCAGATGGGAATCGGAGCGATTCCGAATGCAGTCTTGAAGAGTTTGACTAACCATAAAAACCTGGGGGTTCATACCGAGATGTTTTCCGACGGTGTGATAGAGCTTGTGGAAAAAGGGATCATCAATGGAAAGAAAAAGAAAATTCACCCGGGTAAAATTGTCAGTGGATTTGTAATGGGGTCCCGAAAAACCTATGATTTTATAGATGACAATCCTGCTGTTGCCATGCTTGATATTGCCTATATAAATGATACAGCAGTCATTCGCAGAAATCCCAAAGTGACGGCCATCAACAGTGCGGTGGAGGTAGATTTAACCGGGCAGGTTTGTGCCGATTCTATCGGAACTTATCATTATTCCGGTGTAGGCGGACAGATGGATTTTATTCGCGGGGCTTCGCTGTCTCCGGGGGGGAAACCTATTATTGCCCTTCCCTCCACAACCAATAAAGGAATTAGCCGTATTGTGCCATTTTTGAAGCAGGGAGCCGGAGTTGTTACTACGCGAGCCCATGTGCATTATGTGGTTACGGAATACGGAGTGGCCAATTTGTATGGCAAAAACCTGGGGCAACGGGCCAAAGCCTTGGTTGATATCGCACATCCGGATCACCGGCAAGAATTGGATAAAGCAATTGCTGAACGGTTTGGGGGTTGA
- a CDS encoding TonB-dependent receptor: MFKKLLFTVFALLLSASAYAQSGTLTGQITDAETGDPLIGATVYIESINRGTQSDLDGNYTISGIDAGTYTVSFRYVGYVTVNEVVQIGSGTVTRNVELSVDVVGLDEFVVSGYAVQQKREVTGSITTVSSQELENVSLQNTESLLQGRAAGVNITTTSGNPGGAFRVNIRGNGSINAATEPLYIVDGVQISFSQLSSQASTSPLNTLNPSDIESIEVLKDAASAAIYGAQAAAGVVIITTKQGSAGPTQITARTETGIRSLARNVDYINSEEYVQYLGEGRAFLFGETDVSEDGADISAYIDNRRDFLLGFFGEDPNNPGELANTDWQDFIFSDGVTQKYNISAAGGNSSTSFRLSGGYESTEGTAFNSDFTRLNLRTNIDHELAPNWRTGIRLNLSRSGQGGVCQDGNFINCPPSQAMFEAPMSFPYLADGSYNPNTRFGEPFNPAVVKNEVDRQNTVTQILSSIRLQYQANDWLSFNSSVNVDYRNTQDEQYRSAIAAPSQNGWISFANRNVENYQGNLLANFTQTFDGIHAVSGFVGTEYRSNYSESQVTRGDGLPGPFFTVLSATSTPTTAAGINSEWRQASYFGNAKYTYDEKYILNVVARYDGNSRFGQETRWGFFPSVSVGWRITEEDFLNVEAINELKLRAGYGTTGNSAIGNFASRGLYSASGSYLGSTGLRPTQLANANLGWEEARELNIGLDYEFFDGRLYGAIDAYRKDNTELLFDRPLPSDSGYGSITENIGKVRNTGIEFELNSVNVVRSGFRWQSRFNVSFSDNEILELPDGEPIREDGTFNSLQEGKPIGLIQVVRWAGVNPADGRPMWYDADGNITYTPTNATDAVEYKDGVANIVGGFGNTISYKGLSLDAFFQFSFGQWAFPNTDYYFTRTPDFLMQLSTEVNDRWKEPGDITHYPHAIGFGPQYPETANYRTQLSTASIYNASYIRLKNISLNYSLPDRFTQKVGLNNVTFFASAVNLVTWTAWPWYDPEVAFSPNDIYNNLTAASYPTERQVNAGIEIQF, translated from the coding sequence ATGTTTAAAAAGCTACTATTTACAGTATTTGCTTTGTTATTGTCGGCTAGTGCATATGCACAAAGCGGCACTTTAACAGGGCAAATTACAGATGCTGAAACAGGAGACCCGTTGATCGGTGCAACTGTTTATATCGAATCCATTAACAGAGGTACCCAATCCGACCTTGATGGTAACTATACTATTTCCGGAATTGATGCCGGAACTTATACTGTTTCATTCCGTTATGTTGGTTACGTAACAGTAAACGAAGTTGTTCAGATCGGTTCAGGAACCGTAACACGTAACGTTGAATTAAGCGTTGATGTTGTTGGTCTTGATGAATTTGTTGTTTCCGGATATGCCGTACAGCAGAAACGAGAAGTAACAGGTTCCATTACTACGGTATCCTCACAAGAACTGGAAAATGTATCACTGCAGAATACAGAATCCCTCCTACAGGGTCGTGCTGCCGGTGTAAACATTACTACTACTTCCGGTAACCCGGGTGGTGCTTTCCGTGTAAACATCCGTGGTAACGGGTCTATTAACGCGGCTACTGAGCCTCTATATATTGTTGACGGCGTGCAAATTTCATTTTCTCAGCTTTCTTCACAGGCTAGTACGTCACCGCTTAATACCCTGAACCCAAGTGACATTGAGTCTATTGAGGTACTTAAGGATGCGGCTTCTGCTGCTATTTACGGTGCACAGGCAGCTGCAGGTGTTGTTATTATCACCACTAAACAGGGTAGTGCCGGACCAACTCAGATCACCGCTCGTACCGAGACCGGTATTAGAAGCCTTGCAAGAAATGTAGATTACATTAACTCTGAAGAGTATGTTCAATATCTTGGAGAAGGCCGGGCATTTTTATTTGGTGAAACTGATGTAAGTGAAGATGGAGCTGACATTTCTGCCTATATAGATAATAGGAGAGATTTCTTGTTAGGATTCTTCGGTGAAGATCCTAATAATCCAGGTGAATTAGCCAATACCGACTGGCAGGACTTTATCTTTTCTGATGGCGTAACCCAGAAGTATAATATTTCTGCTGCAGGCGGTAACTCTTCAACAAGCTTCCGTCTTTCCGGTGGTTACGAAAGCACAGAAGGTACAGCCTTCAATTCTGACTTTACCCGTCTGAATCTGCGTACAAATATTGACCACGAGTTAGCACCAAACTGGAGAACAGGCATAAGGCTTAATCTTTCCAGATCAGGTCAGGGTGGTGTATGTCAGGATGGTAATTTTATTAACTGTCCTCCTTCACAGGCTATGTTCGAGGCTCCTATGAGTTTCCCATACCTCGCTGATGGTTCATATAACCCAAACACGCGTTTTGGAGAGCCATTTAATCCTGCTGTAGTTAAAAATGAAGTAGATCGTCAAAATACGGTAACCCAGATTCTGAGTTCTATCAGATTGCAGTATCAGGCTAACGACTGGCTGTCATTCAACAGTAGCGTAAATGTTGATTATCGTAACACTCAGGATGAGCAGTACAGATCAGCTATTGCCGCTCCTTCACAGAATGGATGGATCAGCTTTGCAAATCGTAATGTGGAAAACTACCAGGGTAACCTGCTTGCTAATTTCACCCAGACCTTTGACGGTATTCATGCTGTATCCGGTTTTGTTGGAACGGAGTACCGTTCTAATTACTCTGAAAGCCAGGTAACAAGAGGCGACGGACTTCCCGGGCCATTCTTTACGGTATTATCCGCAACTTCTACTCCTACTACTGCTGCAGGTATTAACAGCGAATGGAGACAAGCAAGTTACTTCGGTAATGCCAAGTATACCTATGATGAGAAGTACATCCTGAACGTTGTTGCCCGATATGACGGTAACTCTCGTTTCGGTCAGGAAACACGCTGGGGTTTCTTCCCTTCTGTTTCAGTTGGTTGGAGAATCACTGAAGAAGACTTCCTGAATGTAGAAGCGATCAATGAGTTGAAACTGCGTGCCGGTTATGGTACTACAGGTAACTCAGCCATCGGTAACTTTGCTTCACGTGGTCTGTATTCCGCAAGCGGTTCTTATCTGGGTTCTACCGGTTTACGTCCTACCCAGTTAGCTAATGCTAATCTTGGATGGGAAGAAGCACGGGAATTAAACATCGGGCTTGACTACGAATTTTTTGATGGTCGTCTGTATGGTGCTATAGATGCTTACCGAAAAGATAATACTGAACTGTTGTTCGATCGACCACTGCCTAGCGATAGCGGGTACGGAAGTATCACTGAAAACATCGGTAAGGTTCGTAACACAGGTATCGAGTTTGAATTGAATTCAGTGAATGTGGTTCGTTCCGGATTCAGATGGCAGTCGCGTTTCAACGTGTCTTTCTCTGATAACGAAATTTTGGAATTGCCTGACGGTGAGCCAATTCGTGAAGACGGAACATTTAACAGTTTGCAAGAAGGCAAGCCAATCGGTTTGATTCAGGTTGTTCGCTGGGCCGGTGTTAACCCTGCCGACGGTCGTCCAATGTGGTACGATGCGGATGGAAACATTACCTACACCCCAACAAACGCTACTGATGCTGTAGAGTACAAAGATGGCGTTGCAAATATCGTGGGTGGTTTTGGAAATACGATCAGTTACAAAGGATTGAGCCTGGATGCATTCTTCCAGTTCAGTTTTGGCCAATGGGCATTCCCAAATACCGATTACTATTTCACCAGAACGCCTGACTTCCTGATGCAGCTTTCTACAGAAGTCAACGATCGATGGAAAGAGCCGGGTGATATAACTCATTATCCTCATGCCATAGGTTTTGGACCTCAATATCCTGAAACAGCAAATTACCGTACTCAGTTAAGTACAGCTTCTATTTATAATGCAAGTTACATTCGCCTGAAAAACATTTCTCTGAATTATAGTCTTCCAGACAGATTTACGCAGAAAGTTGGCTTGAATAATGTGACATTCTTTGCATCTGCTGTGAACCTGGTAACTTGGACTGCATGGCCATGGTACGATCCGGAAGTTGCCTTTAGTCCAAATGATATCTACAACAACTTGACAGCTGCTTCTTACCCAACAGAGCGTCAGGTTAATGCCGGTATTGAAATCCAGTTTTAA